TGCCTCGCTGCAGATGTTGCCCTACAATTTCACCTTTCATGGCATTGAGATTCCGGTGCTTTACCTCTCGGGAGTATGCACGCTGCCTGAAGCACGCAGGAAAGGAGTCATGCATCAGCTTTTGCTGCGAAGCTTTGAAGTGGCCAGGGAGAGAGAATTTCCCATGATGTTGTTGGTGCCGCAGGAGGAGTGGTTGCTGGGCTTTTATGCCAAGTATGGCTTTGCACAAACGTTTGATGCCGGCAGGGACCCGCTGCCGTCGCTCAAGAGCTTTCTTGATGCACATTCGGGCGACCTGCAAGCAGCTTACCGCTCTTTTGATTCACAGTTTCGGGGGTGTGAGATGACACTACAGAAAACTTATGACGATTTCTGTGCCATGGTTGAGGAGGCCTCACTCTATCACTTTCCCCCCAAGAAAAATCTTACTGGCATGTCCCGTATCATCGATCTGGAGCGTCTATTGCAGATATATGCCGCAGCACAGAATGGTGTTAACTTCTCACTGAAAGTGGATGATCCATTGCTAAAACGAAACAGCGGTGCCTATGCCATATCAGGGGGCATGGTCATTAAAGATGAGCAACCGCTTGATTCGATGCTGCAGCTGTCAATAACTGATCTTACGCAACACCTCATGGGGTATCATACCAGTGAAGAGGCCGGGCCGGTCACCACCCTCTTCCCGGAGAAGGCGCCGGCGATGCATTACATGTTGGAGTAGAAGGTTACCCACTCAGAGCCACTTTCGTTTCTTGAAATAATAGAGGATGAAGAGTGAGGAGAGCACCATGAAGAGGATGGCCAGAGGGTAGCCCCATTTCTTGTCGATCTCCGGCATAAAGGTGAAGTTCATCCCGTAGACGCTGGCGATAAGCGTGGGGGGCATGAAGATGACTGAAACGATGGTAAAGATCTTGATGATTTTGTTCTGTTCGATGTTCACATAACCCAGAAAGGTGTCCTGCAGGTAGTCGAGGCGGTCGAAGCTGAACTTGATGTGTTCCACCAGTGAGTTGATGTCCTTGATGATGATGGTAAGCTTTGGTTGCAGCTCATTGGGGATAAACTCACTGCGAAGCATGCCTGAGACGGTGCGCTGTTTGTCAATGATGTTCTCCCTGAGAAGCATCGTCTTTTCCTGAAGGTTCTTGATCTCGGAGAGCAGCTCCTCGTCAGCCTCTTGCAGTGTGAGCGAGTTACTGAGCTGAGTGATCTTCTGTGTCATGTTCTCGATCATGTCGGCATCGAACTCCACCCGTGTCTCCAGCAGCGCCACCAGCACGTGTGCCCCGGTGGGATAGTTCTTCGGGTTGGCTGAAATCTTCTTCACCGTCTCGTGGAAGGAACTCAGTTCCTCTCCGCGAACGGTTACCAGGATGTTGTTCTTGAGGATGAACGATACCGGATCGGTTTCGAAGTTAGAAAGCAGGAAGTTGGAGTTCACCACCAGCGTGTCGTTGGTCTCGATGTAGCGCGACGACATTTCGATCTCAATCATCTCCTCCTCCTCCTGGATGTAGATCTTCAGGAAGTCCTCCAGTTCATTTTCAACCTCCTCGTCCACGTCGTTGAGGTCAATCCACAGAAAGTTCTGTATGGGGTTTGATTTCAGGAAGTCAAGGCTGCGGCTCAGTCTTACGATGCCATCCTTGTGATAAAACAATTTTACTTCCGCCATGGTCTTTCTCTTTTAAATCGTACGTAAATCAGTCCTCTATGCCTTTTGACCTCCAGACCGTATCAACGGTTCCAGCAGGTTGGTGAGTTGCTCGAACTGCTCAATGGAGAGCTGTTCGGGTCTCATGGTGAGCATCGGGTCGTCGGGCATCGGACTCTCTTCTGACAGCAGTGACTTGATGGAGTTGCGCAGCATCTTCCGTCGCTGGTTAAAGCTGGTCTTCACTACCGTTTTGAACAATTTTTCATTACAGTCGAGCTGCTTTCGCCCGTTGCGGGTGAGCCGTACGACTGCCGATTTAACTTTGGGCGGAGGGATGAACGCCTGCTCGTTCACCGTGAAGAGGTACTCGATGTCGTACCAAGCCTGTAGCAACACACTGAGGATGCCGTAGCTCTTGTTACCGGGTGAAGCGGTCATGCGTTCCGCCACCTCCTTTTGGATCATGCCCGCGCAACAGGGTATAGACTCCTTATGGTCGAGCAATTTGAAAAAAATCTGTGAGGAGATGTTGTAAGGATAATTGCCAATCAGACAGAAGCTTCCGTTATAAAGAGTTGTGAGGTCCATCCGCAGGAAATCCTGCTCCAGGATACGGCCTTCGAGGGCAGGGTAGTGCTCTTTGAGGTAAGCTACAGACTCGCGGTCTATCTCCACCACAGTGAGATCTCTGTCCAGTTCCAGCAGTTGACGGGTGAGCATGCCGGTGCCGGGTCCCACCTCCAGCACCGGGAGAATGGGGAAGTTCTCAAGGCTCTCCGCGATGCGGCGTGCAATCGACTCATCCTTGAGAAAGTGCTGCCCTAGGTTTTTTTTTGCTCTTACCTGAAACATTGCAATCTGCCGATTATTCCTTATCTTTACCGCCGCAAAGGTAACATTTTATTATCAGAAATCTGATAAACCCATTCTAAAAAAACAAGATAGATGAGGCACACACCTTGTGCACGGAGGTGTTTGCGCCCCATTATCTCTCTTGGTGGAACAAATTAACAGTGAACAGGTGAAGATAACAGCTGAATCCCTGAAGAGCTTCCTGAAGACAGTGCTCTCCCTGCTGCTCGGATTGTTTATCATCTGGGCTATGTATCGCGACACTGATCTGGGCGAGCTGTGGGAAATCACCCGCTCGGCAAATTTCGGAATCATAGCCTTCTCCTTGATCTTCGGGTTGTTGGGCAACTTGTTGAGGGGGTTGCGCTGGGAGTTGTTTGTCAATTCACTCGGCTATCATCCTCCACGTGCCAGCCTGGTATATGCCACGCTGGGCAACTATGCGGTCAACTTTGTCCTGCCGCGCGCTGGTGATGTTTGGCGTTGTGGTGTAGTGAGCAGGTATGATCGAATTCCTTTCTCCAGAACACTGGAGACTTTTCTGATTGACAAGGTTGTCGACATCATTGCCGGTGTATCAGTGATTTTATTCAGCATGCTGTTCAGCATTGATTTTTTTGTCTCTTATTTCAGCGATAACCCGCAGTTCGGAGAAGCTCTTTCACACATGTTCTCATCTGTCTGGATTTATCTGATTCTGGTGGCGATGGTGCTGGCGGTAATTGTGATGCGAACCTTCTTCCGGCGCACCTGGCTGATGATTAAAATCAAGCGTTTTGTCAACACACTTCGCTACGACCTGCGTCTCATCTCCGGAATGAAGGAGAAAAAGAGGATAATAATCTATACGATCCTCCTTTGGTTCTCTTTTTATTTGTATTTTTACATCTGCTTCTTCGCGTTTGATTTCACTAAAGGCCTGGGACCAATGGCAGGATTGATCGTTTTCGCCATGACCAACATCGGCATCTCGGTGCCTGTACAGGGTGGCATAGGCCCCTGGCATTTCATGGTGATTTCCTCCCTGCTGATTCTGGGAGTGGCCGAGAAAGAGGCATTGGCATTCGCAGGAGCTGTCTTCACCATTCAGTCGGTCTGGCAGATTCTCTACGGCCTTGTAGGTGTCTTTGCCATGCCGCATGTGAAGCGGAAAATTGAAACAATCAACGAAAAAACCAATTAAAGATAAGTAAACATGGCTACAACAGATTTGCAAAAGCTGACGCCCCAAAGCGTTTGGAAACATTTTCATTCACTCACCCTCATACCCAGGCCCACGGGTCAGATGGAAGCGGTGACCCGTTTCGTGATGGAGTTCGGAAAAGCTTTGAACCTGGAGACACGGCAGGACGAGGTGGGCAACGTGGTGATTCACAAGCCGGCTACCAAAGGATATGAAAGTGCTAAAACGGTCATCCTGCAATCACACCTCGATATGGTGCCGCAGAAAAATGCCGATGTAGCGCATGATTTTACAAAAGATTCCATTCAGACCTTTGTCGACGGAGAGTGGGTGAAAGCCCGTTCCACCACACTGGGTGCTGACAACGGCATAGGCTGTGCCATGATGATGGCTCTCCTGGAAGATGAGACACTGGATCATCCTGCCATTGAAGCACTCTTCACCATTGATGAGGAGGTGGGCATGGATGGGGCCAACGGTCTGAAGAAAGGATTCCTGCAAGGATCACTGATGCTTAACCTCGATACAGAGGAAGATGGTGAGCTCTGCATTGGCTGTGCCGGCGGTCGGGATGTGAATGTATCCTTCCGCTACAAGCCGGATACTGAGATTGAAAAGGGAGATATTGCTTTCAAGGTGAGCCTGCGTGGGCTTAAAGGCGGCCACTCCGGGGTGCAGATTCATCTGGGAAGGGCCAATGCCAATAAGCTGATGAACCGCTTCCTGAAAGAGGTGGTCAGCAACTACGAAGCACGCATCGCCTCCATCCAGGGGGGATCGCTGCGCAACGCCATTCCCCGCGAGTCGTTCGTGGTGCTTACCATTCCCGAGCAACTCTCTGACGACTTTATGGACCTGGTGGCTGAATATGAAGAGCTGTTCCAAAACGACTTCACCGGTATTGAGGAGGGGATCTCCTTCACGGCGGAACGAACCGATTTGCCCAAGAGCCTGATACCGGAGGAGGTGCAGGATGACCTGATCAATGCGGTAGAGGGATGTCCCAACGGGGTGATCAGCTACCTGGCCGACTTTCCCGGTGTGGTCGAGAGCTCGCTCAACCTGGCACTTGTGCAGTCCTCCGACGATCGTATTGATGTGAAGCTGCTGGTGCGCAGCTCCTCCGAGAGCCGAAAGGATTGGGTCTGCTCCTCGGTGGAGAGCCTCTTCCTGCTGGCTGGTGCCCGTGTGGAATTCGACGGTGACTACCCCGGCTGGCAACCCAACGCCCAGAGCGAACTGCTGAACACCATGGAGCGTATCTATCTTGAGAAGTTCGATCAGCGGCCCAAGGTGATGGTGATCCATGCAGGCCTTGAGTGTGGCATCATCCAGTCGAACGTAGAGCAGAAACTGGACATTGTCTCTTTCGGACCTACCATCACAGGAGCTCACTCTCCCGATGAGGCGGTAAAGATTGATACCGTTGAACGTTCTTACGACTATCTGGTGTCGATTCTGAGTCAACTGAAATAGCTGTGATGCACAATACGCTGATTGTTTTTGCTTCGAATCATGGTACCGTTGAACGTTGTGCCCGCGAGCTATTCCGGCTTATGGACGGAAAGGTGGATTTGTGCAACTTGAATCGTCGTGAATCAATACCTGATCTGAATGTGTACGATTCCCTTATCGTGGGAGGATCCATTCATTATGGTAAAGTTCAGAACGTGATTGCCGGGTTTTGTAAAAACAATCAGTCGCTGCTGGCCGAGAAACGGCTGGGTCTATTTGTCAACTGTCTATACAGCGGAGAAAAAGCACAGCAACAACTCGACAAGGCTTTTCCCGAAAGCCTTGCCCGGCATGCGCTTGTGCGTGAATATTTTGGTGGTGAACTGGATGAGGAGAAAATGAACTTCTGGGAGCGTCTCATTACGAGGCAGATAGTCCGTAGTGAGGAGCTGGAGGTTTACCTCGACAAAGAAAAAATAACACGTTTTGCTAACATTATGACCTCAAACAATGAAGAGAAGGCTTGAGAAACAGCTCCTGTTACCACTGGTTCTTGTGTGCTACGCCCTCATCATGGGAGTCCTCGCTTACCCCCGTTACCGTACCTCGGGCAACTGGGGTGAGTACTTCACGATCATAGGTATCACGCTGTTGCTTGCACTCCTCCTGTATTTTCTGCTGAAGCGCAGAGAGAACATCCGCAATCGTTTCAAGGGAGAGGAATAGTTTGCCTGGGCATCAGCTGTGATGGGTTACGCCGCCAGTATGACGATCCCCAATCGATTAACCGGCTCAGGCTATTGCCTGAAAGCCGGTTTTTTTTTGAACATGTTTCACAAAATAAAAGATCTTCGTTGTCACAAAATTCCACATTCGTCGTCTTTCTTATACAAACAGATTAATTTTTGGTATGATGAAGAATAAGATTCTTGCGCTGATGGTTTTTGCGCTCCTTACAGCCGGTCTGCAGGCACAAACAAAGTTGAATGAACTGTACCGCGAATTTGCCCGTGCCGAGAATGTCACCAAGGTCAACTTGAACGGCTTTGCGCTGATGTTTGCCAAACCTTTCATGGAGGATCATGGAGATGGTAAGTTGAGCAGCATCCGTGTGCTCTCTCTCGAGGATTGTCCTCAGGAAGTGAAAGAACGATTCAGTCGTTCAGCACTGAATTTCCGTGACGATGATTTTGAACTGTTTCTCAACACCAACGATGCCAATGAGAAAGCACGGATCTTCGTGAAGATAAAAGATCAGCTCATTCGTGAGATGGTGATCATCACCACGGGCGACGATCCTGCTTTGGTACACCTGAAAGGGAAATTTCGGCCATCCGATATCGATGCGATGAGCAATGGAGGGAGGTGAATTTAAACAGCGGTTTCTCGGTTACAGCGGATTGATATACCGCTATGCCATTGCTGTTACGGGTGACCGAACAGATGCGGAGGATATTGTACAGGAGGTGTATGAGAAGCTGTGGAAGATACGTGAGACACTGGCGGTGGTGGAGAACGATGAGGCCTACGTGGTCTCGGTAGCCCGTAACTGTTCGCTCGATCGTCTCCGGAAGCAATCGAGACACCGGATCACAGCCCTCACCCCGGCAATGGAACCGGAAGACGATGGGGAGGCGTTAGCCAGCCTGGAAGCAAAAGAACAGTTGCAGCAAGTGGAGCAACTGCTTTCCACACTTCCGGTGAACCAGCAGAGAGCCATTCGCCTTCGTCATTATGCCGATCAACCGCTCCATGAAATTGCGGCGGTGATGCAACTCTCAGAGATGAACGTGCGACAACTCCTCTCGAGAGCGAGAAGAAACCTGAAAGATAAAATGAAGAAGTATGAGTATGGAGAAAGAGTTTGAGTCCTTATTGGAAAAGTTCTACCGCGGTGAAACAGACCGCCGGGAGGAGCAACTCCTTTCCGGTTATTTGAACAATGAGTCACTGCCGGCACGATTCGAAGCTGACAGGGAACTGTATAGACTGCTTTCGTCAACCGCACCGGAGATGCCGAAGGGCCTGGAGTCGAAGATGGGTCACTTGGTCGACAGAATGGAAAGAGCTGAAATAAGCGGGAAGACAACTGAGAAGGGGACCCTCATCCGGAGAAATTTAAAACTCCGGATCGCCGGGATGGTAGCCTCGCTGCTGATCGTCGCCACAATTGGATTCTGGACCTATTTCAGTGGGAGCGACAACGAATCGCTGCTTGCCGATACCTTCGAGAACCCGGAACAGGCTGAGGCAGCAACACTGGAGGCACTGCAGCTTTTCGCAAACAACTTCTCAAAGGGAACACGTACGGTAGAGCATGCCGACCGGCAGGTAGACAAAGCATTCAGCCTCTTGCGTGAAACTGTGGGACGGTGAGTGATGAGTGGGGAAGATTCTGTAAATGAGTAAAAAAGAGAACAACCATAAAGATTGAGTAAAATGAAAAAGATGATGATGGTGCTTGCGCTTGCCCTCACAGCCTCCGGGCTGTTCGCGCAGAACAATCCGTTTGAGAAATTCACGGACATGGAGGGCGTGACTTCGGTCTATATTTCAAAAAACATGCTGTCGCTAATGCCCAAAGAATCGGGCATGCGGTTTGGAGATGTGGATGTATCAAATTTCCTGGAGAAGCTCTCATCCATCCTGATCCTTACCTCTGAGAACAAGCCGGTCGCGCAGGAGATGGTTTCACTTGCCAACAAGCGGATGCGGGACGATAAGTATGAATTGCTGATGCGGGTCAAGTCGGATGACGGCGAGCTGGTTAATTTCTTCATGAAAGGCAAGCCGGAAAACATTCACGAGATGATCATGATTGTGGAAGACAGCGATGGTGAGAGCGTGATCATGCAATTCCTGGGAGCTTTTTCACTGGATGACGCGAAGAAAATCACCGATGGGTTGCAGCAGAAGAACAAGTGAGTGAGCATGTCAGTCGCACAACCTGCACCGGATGAGCATCTGCTTGTCCGGTTTTTTTATTGTTCTGTGGATAAGGTTCAATCACCCGAAATATGTTATATTTGCTCAATATTTCAATATCCAAAGCATGAAACAAGACTCGTTCTCACTATCCGAACTTAACCGTCGGGTGAAGAATGCCATCAGCGATCACCTGCCGGAAACCTATTGGTTGCGGGCAGAAACCAGCGATGTGCGCCGCAATCAGAACGGTCACTGCTACCTGGAGTTCGTGGAGAAGGATGCAGAGAAACAACATATCGTGGCTAAGGCACGTGGGATGATCTGGTCGAATGTCTTCCAGATGCTTTCAGCCTATTTCGAAGCGGAGACGGGACAATCCTTTACTTCGGGGCTCAATGTGCTGGTGCGTGTGTCGGTCGACTTTCACGAGCTGTATGGTTTCTCTCTTACCGTGGTCGACATCGAACCCTCCTTCACACTGGGCGAGATTGCCCGCAATCGACAGCAGGTGCTCCGGCAACTGGAGGAGGAGGGGGTGCTGACACTCAACAGGGAACTGGAGCTACCGGAGCTGATCCGCCGCATCGCAGTGATTTCCTCCCCCAACGCAGCCGGTTATGGTGATTTCTGTGACCAGCTAGCTCGCAACAGCGGAGGGTTCATTTTCTACACGAAATTATTCCCCGCCATCATGCAGGGGGAGCGCAGCGAGAGTTCCATCATCGCTGCGCTGGAACAGGTGTTCCGTTACAGTGATCACTTCGACGCGGTGACCCTCATCCGTGGCGGTGGTGCCACCTCCGACCTGAACTGCTTCGATAGCTACTCGCTGGCAGTCAACGTGGCACAGTTTCCCTTGCCGGTGGTGAGTGGCATTGGTCATGAGCGTGATGTGACGGTGCTGGACCACGTGGCACACACCCGTGCCAAGACACCCACCGCTGTTGCCGAGTTTTTGATCGGTCACACCTTGAAAACGGCTTCAGAGCTGGCGGACCTTGAGGAGCGGCTGCAGGGTAAAACCCGGTCGGTGTTGCGGCAGGAATCGTCAGAGATCCGCCTCTTTAGCAAGGACACCGTACACCTCTCCACCCTCCTGTTGCAAAAAGAGGAGGCACAGACTCAACAGTTGTCAGAGACGATGCGACATCTGCTAAAACAACAGTTGCAGCAGCAACGTCATCAGGTGGAGAGCATGGAACAGTATGTTCGGATGGTGTCACCAGCAAATGTGCTGAAAAGGGGGTATACCCTCACCATCAGGAATGGCAGCATCATCACCTCCCTCCACGACGTCGCTCCCGGAGATGTGATCGAGACCCACTTTCGTGATGGCATCGCCACCTCGGAGGTGTGTGGCGTGAGCAATCGTCAGGAGGCGGAAAAAATCTGAGCGTGAAAACTTCAAAATATTACAGAATGGATACCAATATGGAACATATGAGCTATACAGAAGCAAAGAAAGAACTTATCGATATCGTTTTCGCCATCGAGACGGGGGAGCTTGATGTAGATGCACTGACCGAGAAGGTGAAGCGGGCCTCCGAGTTGATCCTCTTCTGCCAGGCGAAGCTCACCCAGACTGACGAGGAGTTACAGAAGATACTCGACGACATCACATGAAACCAACAAAACAGCAAAGCGTGATCATCGTTGCCGGAGGTAAGGGCCTCCGTGCAGGCGGGGAGTTGCCGAAGCAGTTTCAACTAATTGGCGGCCTTCCGGTACTGATGCATACCATCGCTGCTTTTCACCGTTACAACCCTGAAATCATCATCGTGGTAGTGCTGCCGGAGGGTTTCGAGTCTCACTGGGAGGAACTGCTCCGCACGCACCATTTCACATTGCCTCATCGCACGGTAACGGGTGGAGAGACACGATTCCAATCTGTCCGTAACGGACTGGAACTGATTCCTGCTGAAGGGTTGGTGGCGGTTCATGATGCGGCACGCCCCCTGGTGACGAGAGAACTGATCGGCCGATGCTTCAAGGCCTGTGACACCCAACAATGCGGTGTGATTCCTGTGGTACGTGAAAGCGCCAGCGTGCGGCTTCTCACGGATGAGGGAAGCCATATGATAGACAGGGAGCTGTTGCGGTTGGTACAGACACCGCAGCTCTTCCCAGCCGCGGAATTGAAAAAGGCATACCAATGGCCATACGATCCCGCTTTCACAGATGATGCATCGGTAGCCGAGAGGCAGGGTCTCCCCATCCTGCTGATAGAGGGTGAGGAAAGCAATATCAAAATCACAACACCGTTTGACTTTTTGATCGCAGAGCAACTGCTTCTTCATCTGCCAAAATGATAGAAACGATTCCTGTTTTTCAATAAATAGGACAAAAAGTGGGGTTTTGTGAAAATAATCATTCCATTTTGTCATTATATCATGTATTTTTATTATTTTTGATGAAATAATACAAAGCTCACTTCTCATGGAAAAAATTGATAAATTAGACAGACAGATACTGGAAATCATCTCACAGAATGCCCGCATCCCTTTCCGCGATGTAGCTGAGCAGTGCGGAGTATCGCGTGCCGCCATCCACCAACGTGTGCAGCGGATGATTGAAAATGAGGTGATCACAGGATCCGGCTATCATGTGAACCCGAAGGTGTTGGGTTATGCTTCCAGTGCCTACATCGGTGTGAAACTAGAGAAAGGATCTATGTACAAGAACGTGATCCCCGAGTTCGACAAGATCCCCGAGGTGACTGAGTGCCATTTCACAACAGGACCCTACACCTTGCTGGTGAAGCTGTATGCCCGTGACAACGAGCACTTGATGGAACTGCTCAACAACCGCATCCAGGAGATTCCCGGCGTGGTGGCCACCGAGACGATGATCTCGCTGAGCCAGAGCGTAAAGCGCGAGATCCCAATCATGCGCGAGAGTAACTGACATCCCTCTTCCGACTCCAGCCATACACCCCTTCACAGGGACGCAGCAGCGCGACCCTGTGTAGGGGTGATTTGTTAAATTCCATTTTTTTACTTACCTTTGCACAGCTTTTGAAAAGGATGTCTTACCTTTTTAAATGCAATACAGTCGGTTTATCAGCAGGTTTTCAGAAGGTTACATGTCCATCCCTGTTACATTTTAACACGTTTCCCGGCTTCCGGGTTTTAGGTTAAGTCCTTCGTAAAAGCTATCTGTCGATGCTTTCCCTTTTTCACGGATGATACAATCCATATTACTGAACAGAGAAGAAATCTCTGATCTGCTTCATCGTTGATTAATCAACATTCAATCCAAAATAAAACTCGAATGGTTTATCAAAAAATTTTACTGATTATTTCACTGTTTTTTATTGCCTCCTCACTCTACCCACAACCTCCTGAAAAGGAAGATGGCTTCACTTTGGGCGGGGCACTTCGCTACAACCTGATGTCGACGAACTACGAGAGCAACGGAAACAAACTTAAAACGAAGACCGACTGGGATACCTGGCGCCTTAACGTGGAGGGATCCCACTCCGGCATCGACCTGAGCTTCGAATACCGCTTTTATCCCTCCAGTGGAACTCATTTCATACATCACGGTTACCTGGGATACGGCTTCACAGATAAGGTATACATGATGCTGGGGGTATCGCAGGTACCGTTCGGTATCGCCGACTTTGCTTCTCATTCCTGGTGGTTCCAGATTCCCTATTACCTGGGACTGGAAGATGACTACGACATGGGGGTGCGGTTCGACATCGCGCCTGCCGACAATTTGGATCTCTCGTTTGCCTACTACCGGCAGGCGGAGCCGGCGGGACCGGTGGCGGGAACGAACAATGTGGGTCAGGGGAGATACTCCTACGACATTCTCCCCGGTACAGGCTCCTTCCTCAATCAGCAGGGGGAATTAATGAGTGCCTATGCAACCCTGCATGAGGTGGATCAGTTCAATGCGCGCCTCAACTGGGAGTTTATCCCCGGCTGGGTGGCAGGTCTCTCCGCACAGGCGGGTGGTCTTTACAACCCCAAGCTGGATGAGACTACCACTTCAACTGCATTTGCCGCTCACCTGGCCGCCACCTTCGGTCGCTTCAGCCTGAAAACAGAGTTGATCAGCTACGATTACAACGCCCTGTCAGACGAGGGTGATAAACTCGATGTGGTACAGATGGGTGCCTATGGTTATGATTATGCGGGAGGTGACAATTACAGCGGTGGTGTGGCGGCCAAGGCTAATATCTATGTGGCCGGTCTAGCCTACACGTTGCCA
This genomic window from Dysgonomonadaceae bacterium zrk40 contains:
- a CDS encoding GNAT family N-acetyltransferase — its product is MIRYADKHSREAVRAMWKSCFGDPDDYMDVYFRHKYRDDQTLIYFDREKAVASLQMLPYNFTFHGIEIPVLYLSGVCTLPEARRKGVMHQLLLRSFEVAREREFPMMLLVPQEEWLLGFYAKYGFAQTFDAGRDPLPSLKSFLDAHSGDLQAAYRSFDSQFRGCEMTLQKTYDDFCAMVEEASLYHFPPKKNLTGMSRIIDLERLLQIYAAAQNGVNFSLKVDDPLLKRNSGAYAISGGMVIKDEQPLDSMLQLSITDLTQHLMGYHTSEEAGPVTTLFPEKAPAMHYMLE
- the corA gene encoding magnesium/cobalt transporter CorA → MAEVKLFYHKDGIVRLSRSLDFLKSNPIQNFLWIDLNDVDEEVENELEDFLKIYIQEEEEMIEIEMSSRYIETNDTLVVNSNFLLSNFETDPVSFILKNNILVTVRGEELSSFHETVKKISANPKNYPTGAHVLVALLETRVEFDADMIENMTQKITQLSNSLTLQEADEELLSEIKNLQEKTMLLRENIIDKQRTVSGMLRSEFIPNELQPKLTIIIKDINSLVEHIKFSFDRLDYLQDTFLGYVNIEQNKIIKIFTIVSVIFMPPTLIASVYGMNFTFMPEIDKKWGYPLAILFMVLSSLFILYYFKKRKWL
- the rsmA gene encoding 16S rRNA (adenine(1518)-N(6)/adenine(1519)-N(6))-dimethyltransferase RsmA, giving the protein MFQVRAKKNLGQHFLKDESIARRIAESLENFPILPVLEVGPGTGMLTRQLLELDRDLTVVEIDRESVAYLKEHYPALEGRILEQDFLRMDLTTLYNGSFCLIGNYPYNISSQIFFKLLDHKESIPCCAGMIQKEVAERMTASPGNKSYGILSVLLQAWYDIEYLFTVNEQAFIPPPKVKSAVVRLTRNGRKQLDCNEKLFKTVVKTSFNQRRKMLRNSIKSLLSEESPMPDDPMLTMRPEQLSIEQFEQLTNLLEPLIRSGGQKA
- a CDS encoding flippase-like domain-containing protein; its protein translation is MKITAESLKSFLKTVLSLLLGLFIIWAMYRDTDLGELWEITRSANFGIIAFSLIFGLLGNLLRGLRWELFVNSLGYHPPRASLVYATLGNYAVNFVLPRAGDVWRCGVVSRYDRIPFSRTLETFLIDKVVDIIAGVSVILFSMLFSIDFFVSYFSDNPQFGEALSHMFSSVWIYLILVAMVLAVIVMRTFFRRTWLMIKIKRFVNTLRYDLRLISGMKEKKRIIIYTILLWFSFYLYFYICFFAFDFTKGLGPMAGLIVFAMTNIGISVPVQGGIGPWHFMVISSLLILGVAEKEALAFAGAVFTIQSVWQILYGLVGVFAMPHVKRKIETINEKTN
- a CDS encoding aminoacyl-histidine dipeptidase, with the translated sequence MATTDLQKLTPQSVWKHFHSLTLIPRPTGQMEAVTRFVMEFGKALNLETRQDEVGNVVIHKPATKGYESAKTVILQSHLDMVPQKNADVAHDFTKDSIQTFVDGEWVKARSTTLGADNGIGCAMMMALLEDETLDHPAIEALFTIDEEVGMDGANGLKKGFLQGSLMLNLDTEEDGELCIGCAGGRDVNVSFRYKPDTEIEKGDIAFKVSLRGLKGGHSGVQIHLGRANANKLMNRFLKEVVSNYEARIASIQGGSLRNAIPRESFVVLTIPEQLSDDFMDLVAEYEELFQNDFTGIEEGISFTAERTDLPKSLIPEEVQDDLINAVEGCPNGVISYLADFPGVVESSLNLALVQSSDDRIDVKLLVRSSSESRKDWVCSSVESLFLLAGARVEFDGDYPGWQPNAQSELLNTMERIYLEKFDQRPKVMVIHAGLECGIIQSNVEQKLDIVSFGPTITGAHSPDEAVKIDTVERSYDYLVSILSQLK
- a CDS encoding flavodoxin domain-containing protein, whose translation is MHNTLIVFASNHGTVERCARELFRLMDGKVDLCNLNRRESIPDLNVYDSLIVGGSIHYGKVQNVIAGFCKNNQSLLAEKRLGLFVNCLYSGEKAQQQLDKAFPESLARHALVREYFGGELDEEKMNFWERLITRQIVRSEELEVYLDKEKITRFANIMTSNNEEKA
- a CDS encoding LPXTG cell wall anchor domain-containing protein encodes the protein MKRRLEKQLLLPLVLVCYALIMGVLAYPRYRTSGNWGEYFTIIGITLLLALLLYFLLKRRENIRNRFKGEE
- a CDS encoding DUF4252 domain-containing protein, with protein sequence MMKNKILALMVFALLTAGLQAQTKLNELYREFARAENVTKVNLNGFALMFAKPFMEDHGDGKLSSIRVLSLEDCPQEVKERFSRSALNFRDDDFELFLNTNDANEKARIFVKIKDQLIREMVIITTGDDPALVHLKGKFRPSDIDAMSNGGR
- a CDS encoding sigma-70 family RNA polymerase sigma factor — encoded protein: MEGGEFKQRFLGYSGLIYRYAIAVTGDRTDAEDIVQEVYEKLWKIRETLAVVENDEAYVVSVARNCSLDRLRKQSRHRITALTPAMEPEDDGEALASLEAKEQLQQVEQLLSTLPVNQQRAIRLRHYADQPLHEIAAVMQLSEMNVRQLLSRARRNLKDKMKKYEYGERV
- a CDS encoding DUF4252 domain-containing protein; its protein translation is MKKMMMVLALALTASGLFAQNNPFEKFTDMEGVTSVYISKNMLSLMPKESGMRFGDVDVSNFLEKLSSILILTSENKPVAQEMVSLANKRMRDDKYELLMRVKSDDGELVNFFMKGKPENIHEMIMIVEDSDGESVIMQFLGAFSLDDAKKITDGLQQKNK
- a CDS encoding exodeoxyribonuclease VII large subunit is translated as MKQDSFSLSELNRRVKNAISDHLPETYWLRAETSDVRRNQNGHCYLEFVEKDAEKQHIVAKARGMIWSNVFQMLSAYFEAETGQSFTSGLNVLVRVSVDFHELYGFSLTVVDIEPSFTLGEIARNRQQVLRQLEEEGVLTLNRELELPELIRRIAVISSPNAAGYGDFCDQLARNSGGFIFYTKLFPAIMQGERSESSIIAALEQVFRYSDHFDAVTLIRGGGATSDLNCFDSYSLAVNVAQFPLPVVSGIGHERDVTVLDHVAHTRAKTPTAVAEFLIGHTLKTASELADLEERLQGKTRSVLRQESSEIRLFSKDTVHLSTLLLQKEEAQTQQLSETMRHLLKQQLQQQRHQVESMEQYVRMVSPANVLKRGYTLTIRNGSIITSLHDVAPGDVIETHFRDGIATSEVCGVSNRQEAEKI